From Sodalis glossinidius str. 'morsitans', the proteins below share one genomic window:
- a CDS encoding ABC transporter ATP-binding protein gives MIVFSSLQIRRGTLVLLDNATATVNPGQKVGLVGKNGCGKSTLLSLLKKELSADAGSVNLPANWAMAWVNQETTALDVPALEYVIDGDREYRQLESELLIANEKNDGHAIATLHGKLDTIDAWTIRARAASLLSGLGFSQPQLTQPVRAFSGGWRMRLNLAQALICRSDLLLLDEPTNHLDLDAIIWLEKWLRNYPGTLILISHDRDFLDPIINRVLHIEQQTLNEYAGNYSSFELQRATKLAQQQSLYQHQQEKVAHLQHYIDRFRAKATKAKQAQSRIKMLERMELIAPAHVDNPFQFSFRAPENLLNPLLAMEKVSAGYGDNLILHFIKLNLVPGSRIGLLGRNGAGKSTLIKLLAGTLAPQSGTLSLAKGIKLGYFAQHQLEFLRADETPLQHLSRLAPKAYEQSLRDFLGGFGFQGDQVTEQTARFSGGEKARLVLALIVWQRPNLLLLDEPTNHLDLDMRQALTEALIDFDGALVVVSHDRHLLRSTTDEFYLVHDSQVAPFDGDLEDYQQWLAEQQRPRGQNNDTDAPPATVNTAQTRKDQKRREAEFRKETQPLRQAIGRYEQQLASLGAELAEVEGQLGDSTLYDNARKSELNDCLQRQGKLKSALEEAELGWLEAQEQLEALTKAFDAE, from the coding sequence ATGATCGTTTTCTCCTCGTTGCAAATTCGTCGCGGTACCCTCGTACTGTTGGACAACGCCACCGCTACGGTCAATCCGGGGCAAAAAGTCGGGCTGGTCGGCAAAAACGGCTGTGGCAAATCCACGCTGCTCTCGCTTCTGAAAAAAGAGCTCAGCGCCGACGCCGGCAGCGTTAACCTGCCCGCGAATTGGGCGATGGCCTGGGTCAATCAGGAAACCACCGCGCTGGACGTGCCGGCATTGGAGTATGTTATCGATGGCGACCGGGAATATCGTCAGCTTGAATCTGAATTACTTATTGCCAATGAAAAAAATGACGGACATGCCATCGCCACGCTACACGGTAAACTGGACACGATAGACGCCTGGACGATTCGCGCCCGCGCCGCCAGCCTATTGAGCGGTCTCGGCTTCAGCCAACCGCAGCTGACGCAGCCGGTACGGGCATTCTCCGGCGGATGGCGTATGCGTCTGAATCTGGCGCAGGCCCTGATATGCCGCTCCGACCTGCTGCTGCTGGACGAACCCACCAACCATCTGGATTTGGATGCGATCATCTGGCTGGAAAAGTGGCTGAGAAATTACCCCGGCACGCTTATCCTGATTTCCCACGACCGGGATTTCCTTGACCCTATCATTAACCGGGTCTTGCATATCGAGCAACAGACCCTGAATGAGTACGCCGGCAACTATTCATCGTTTGAGCTACAGCGCGCGACCAAACTGGCTCAGCAACAGTCGCTCTACCAGCACCAGCAGGAAAAAGTGGCTCATTTGCAGCACTACATCGACAGATTTCGCGCCAAAGCGACCAAGGCCAAGCAGGCGCAAAGCCGCATCAAGATGCTGGAACGGATGGAACTCATCGCGCCGGCCCATGTGGATAATCCCTTCCAGTTCAGTTTTCGCGCGCCGGAGAATTTGCTAAATCCCCTGCTGGCGATGGAGAAGGTCAGCGCCGGCTATGGCGATAACCTGATTTTACACTTTATTAAGCTTAACTTGGTACCCGGTTCACGCATCGGTCTGCTGGGGCGCAACGGCGCCGGTAAATCGACGCTTATCAAGCTGCTGGCCGGAACCCTGGCGCCGCAGTCAGGGACGCTGTCGCTGGCAAAAGGCATTAAGCTTGGCTACTTTGCCCAGCACCAGTTGGAGTTCTTGCGCGCCGATGAGACGCCGCTGCAGCACCTCAGCCGGCTGGCGCCGAAGGCGTATGAGCAGTCGCTGCGCGATTTTCTGGGCGGCTTCGGTTTCCAGGGCGACCAAGTGACGGAGCAGACGGCGCGTTTTTCCGGCGGCGAGAAAGCGCGGCTGGTGTTGGCATTAATTGTCTGGCAGCGTCCTAATCTGCTGCTGCTTGATGAACCCACCAACCATCTGGATCTGGACATGCGTCAGGCGCTGACCGAAGCGCTGATCGACTTCGACGGCGCGCTGGTTGTGGTGTCCCACGATCGCCATCTGCTGCGTTCCACCACTGACGAATTTTATCTGGTGCATGATAGTCAGGTCGCGCCCTTCGATGGCGATCTGGAGGATTATCAGCAGTGGCTGGCGGAACAACAGCGGCCGCGCGGGCAAAATAACGATACGGACGCCCCACCTGCCACCGTGAACACGGCACAGACGCGCAAAGATCAGAAACGGCGCGAGGCGGAATTCCGCAAAGAGACCCAACCGCTGCGTCAGGCCATCGGTCGCTATGAGCAACAACTGGCTTCGCTGGGGGCGGAACTGGCCGAGGTCGAAGGCCAGCTTGGCGACAGCACACTGTACGACAACGCGCGCAAAAGCGAGCTAAACGACTGCCTGCAGCGACAAGGTAAACTCAAATCGGCGCTGGAGGAGGCAGAGCTGGGCTGGCTGGAAGCGCAGGAACAATTGGAGGCGCTGACAAAGGCGTTCGACGCAGAGTAG
- a CDS encoding phosphoribulokinase, whose amino-acid sequence MTEVINIIRVTGSSGAGTTTSLAFRKIFQQLTIRAAELEGDSFHHFTRPEMDLAIRKARDLGRHVSYFGPDANNFDLLERTFYHYGESGRGQARKYLHTYGEAVPYNQVLGTFTPWQPLPEPTDVLFYEGLHGGVVTEQNDVARHVDLLVGVVPIVNLEWIQKLVRDTNERGHSHEAVMDSVVRSMEDYINFITPQFSRTHINFQRVPTVDTSNPFAAKAIPSLYESFVVIHFRDLDDIDFPYLLAMLQGWFISNINTLVVPGGKMGLAMELIMAPLVKQLLEGKRIR is encoded by the coding sequence TTGACAGAGGTTATCAACATTATTAGGGTCACCGGCTCCAGCGGCGCCGGTACCACCACCAGCCTGGCTTTTCGCAAAATCTTTCAGCAATTAACTATCCGCGCCGCGGAGCTGGAAGGCGACAGCTTTCACCACTTCACCCGGCCGGAAATGGATCTGGCTATTCGTAAAGCGCGTGATTTAGGCCGGCACGTGAGTTATTTCGGCCCGGATGCGAATAACTTCGACCTACTGGAGAGAACGTTTTACCATTATGGGGAAAGCGGGCGCGGACAAGCGCGTAAATACTTGCATACCTATGGCGAAGCGGTTCCCTATAATCAGGTACTTGGTACCTTTACCCCCTGGCAGCCACTGCCGGAGCCGACCGATGTTCTCTTTTACGAAGGGCTGCACGGCGGCGTCGTGACCGAACAAAATGATGTTGCGCGCCATGTGGATTTGCTGGTGGGCGTGGTGCCGATAGTCAACCTGGAGTGGATCCAAAAATTGGTGCGCGATACTAATGAACGTGGTCATTCACACGAAGCCGTTATGGATTCCGTGGTGCGCTCCATGGAAGATTACATCAATTTTATCACGCCGCAATTTTCCCGTACCCATATCAACTTTCAGCGGGTGCCGACGGTGGACACATCCAATCCCTTTGCAGCTAAAGCGATTCCGTCATTGTACGAAAGTTTTGTCGTCATTCACTTCCGCGACCTGGACGACATCGACTTTCCCTATTTATTGGCCATGCTGCAGGGATGGTTTATTTCCAACATCAACACGCTGGTGGTGCCGGGTGGCAAAATGGG
- a CDS encoding YheU family protein — protein sequence MIIPWQQIDPTTLYNLIESFVLREGTDYGLQEKSLQQKVADVLRQVQSGEAVLVWSELHESINIMPRGQYRPY from the coding sequence ATGATCATTCCCTGGCAACAGATTGATCCCACCACGCTGTATAATTTGATCGAATCGTTTGTGCTGCGCGAAGGCACGGATTATGGCTTACAGGAAAAAAGCCTGCAGCAAAAGGTCGCGGATGTGTTACGCCAGGTGCAATCCGGCGAAGCGGTGCTGGTGTGGTCGGAACTGCATGAAAGCATTAACATTATGCCGCGCGGCCAATATCGTCCCTATTAG